Proteins from a single region of Equus asinus isolate D_3611 breed Donkey chromosome 17, EquAss-T2T_v2, whole genome shotgun sequence:
- the LOC123278162 gene encoding LOW QUALITY PROTEIN: equilibrative nucleobase transporter 1-like (The sequence of the model RefSeq protein was modified relative to this genomic sequence to represent the inferred CDS: substituted 1 base at 1 genomic stop codon), whose protein sequence is MSTEVWWLLECLGFVGILFGWVSLVFVFMTEHYFEELCEPNARLTGNTTLTGIATXQTDCKSQDEKFSLIFTLASFMNSFMTFPTGYIFDRFKTTKARLIAIFLYTTATLTIAFTSAESALLLFLAMPMLTVRGILFLITNLQVRNLFGKHRSTIITLYNGAFDSSSAVFFVIKLLYEQGISLRDSFLFFSVFSVWHVGHNFLLLPRAHIPYPLPPNYRYGLCSGRDSREEEQKTVESKELEGQLEFVSPKEEIPDPGQQKELRSFWSYTFSRCFAWHLMWLSMIQLWHYTFIGTLNSLLTTLAKGTRYVVGIYTNVFAITQFFGVLCVPWNGLLMDQLKQRYQKKASKTGWKLKETQFHIFGKNNSEVELRAS, encoded by the exons ATGTCCACTGAAGTGTGGTGGCTGCTGGAATGTCTTGGCTTTGTAGGCATCCTCTTCGGCTGGGTGTCACTGGTGTTTGTCTTCATGACAGAGCATTACTTTGAGGAGCTGTGTGAACCAAATGCCAGGCTAACGGGCAATACCACGCTAACGGGCATTGCCACGTGACAGACTG ACTGCAAATCCCAGGATGAGAAGTTCTCGCTCATCTTCACCCTGGCGTCCTTCATGAACAGCTTCATGACGTTCCCCACCGGCTACATCTTTGACCGTTTCAAGACCACCAAGGCCCGTCTAATAGCCAT ATTTCTGTACACCACTGCCACACTCACCATAGCCTTCACCTCTGCAG AATCAGCCCTGCTGCTCTTCCTGGCCATGCCCATGCTCACCGTCAGGGGAATCCTGTTTCTGATCACCAACCTGCAG gtgagaaaccTGTTTGGCAAACACCGCTCAACCATCATCACTCTCTACAATGGAGCGTTTGACTCTTCCTCGGCAGTCTTCTTTGTCATTAAG CTCCTTTATGAACAGGGCATCAGCCTCAGggactccttcctcttcttctctgtcttcagtGTCTGGCATGTTGGGCACAATTTCCTCCTGCTGCCCCGGGCGCACATCCCCTACCCGCTGCCCCCCAACTACCGCTATG GCCTGTGCTCTGGGAGGGAcagcagggaggaggagcagaagacAGTGGAGTCCAAAGAGCTGGAGGGACAGTTGGAGTTCGTTTCGCCAAAGGAAG AGATCCCAGATCCAGGGCAGCAGAAGGAGCTCCGCTCTTTCTGGAGCTACACTTTCTCTCGGTGCTTTGCCTGGCACCTGATGTGGCTGTCCATGATACAATTGTGGCATTACACCTTTATCGGCACCCTCAACTCTCTGCTCACCACCTTAGCCAAGGGCACTAGGTatgtggtggg CATCTACACAAATGTCTTTGCCATCACCCAGTTCTTCGGAGTGCTCTGTGTCCCCTGGAATGGCCTGCTCATGGACCAGCTTAAACAGAGGTACCAGAAGAAAGCGAGCAAGACAG GTTGGAAGCTCAAGGAGACTCAGTTTcatatttttggcaagaataatTCAGAGGTGGAGCTGCGGGCTTCCTAA